The Deinococcus carri genome segment GCGGGCGCACTCCGCAAGGCCGGAGTCAGCGCGCCGCAGACCTGGGCCGACCTGGAAGCGCTCAGCCGTCAGCTCGCGGTGGGGGGCCGCCGTCCCCTGGTCGCCGCCGCCGACGCCTGGACCTTCGAGGCGAACGTCACCTCGCGCGGCGGGCAACTGGTCGTGAACGGGCAACCTAACCTCAACGGCCCGGAGGCGGTGGAGGCCCTCACCCAGCTGGCCCGCATGAGTGCGGCAGGCCAGGCGCAGCCGCGCCGGTTGTCCGAGGCGACCCGCGCGGCCTTCGACTTCGCCCGCGGGCAGAATCTGTTCGTGCCCGCCAGCGTCGCCAACTGGACCGACGCGCGCAAACTGCCCTTCTTCCAGCTGGGGATTGCCCCCTTTCCCTGCGAGAAGGCTGGGGCCTGCACCGTGCCGCTGGGCGGGGCACATCTCGCCGTGCCGCGCGGGGCGAGTGCGGCCGAGCAGGCCGGGGCGGTCGCCTTCTGGCAGTTCCTGCTGGACCCTGCCCGCCTGGCCGACTGGGTCAAGACCACCGCTTACGCCCCGCCCCGCCGCAGCGTGACGCCCCTGCTGAATGACTGGTACGCGAAGAACCCACAGCTCCGCGCCGCCCACGCCCAGCTCGACCGCGCCGTGCCCCGCCCCACCGTCCCCGACTACGGCGAGTGGACCGCGTACCTCGAAGACGCCATCAGCCAAGCGACCACCGGCAAGCTGAGCGCGAAGGCCGCCCTGGACGAGGCGCAGCGGAGGGCGCAGCGGTAGCAAAGGAAACAGGACCGCTTCACCTGGAGCGGTCCCTGTCTGGGGTAATGAGCTATGAGCGTTGAGCTATGAACGGGCACCCGGAAGCATCTGCTGTGGCATCAGCCCTCTTGTTCATAGCTCATACCAAATTGCGATGATTCCTTTGAATCATCCGAGCGGAGCGAGTGGCAAAAAGGACGGGGTTGCGGCGATGGACGGACATCTGGCGCTTTCCCAGATGTCCGGGAATCAGAGCAATCCCGTATCAGAGCTTACCGCTCACCGCTTTTTTCAGCCCTTGACCGCCCCCGCCGTCAGGCCGGAGACGATGTTGCGCTGGAAGACCAGCACCAGGATGATCAGCGGAATGGTCACGATCACGCTGGCGGCCATGATCTGCCCGAAGGGGTTCTCGTAGATGGTCGCGCCGCTGAAGTTGGCGATGGCGACCGGCACGGTCTTGGCCGTGTTGTCGGACGTGAAGGTGAGGGCGAACAGGTACTCGTTCCAGGCGTTGATAAAGGCCAGCAGCCCGGTCGTGACCAGGGCGGGCGTCATCACCGGCAGCAGCACCTGAAACAGCGTCTGGAGGGGCGAGGCCCCGTCCACGTAGGCCGCCTCTTCCAGCTCGGTGGGAATCTCGCGCACAAAGGCCGTCAGCGTCCAGACCGTGAAGGGCAGCGTGAAGATCATGTACGAGAGGATCAGGCCGCCCCAGGTGTTGTACAGGCTGAAGGTCTTGATCATGGTGTACAGGCCCGACAGCACCGCGATCTGCGGAAACACGCTGACCGCCAGGATGATGTACATCAGGATGCTCTTGCCCTTGAAGCGGAACTTGCCCAGCGCGTAGGCGGCCAGCGCCGAGAGCAGCAGGCTGAGAATCACGGTGCCGCTGGCGACCACCACGCTGTTCAGCAGGTTGCGCCCGAAGGGCTGCCCGGCGAACACGTCGCGGAAGTTCTGCCAGGTCACGTGGGTGGGGAACCACGCCAGCGCCTCGCTCGAAAGCTGCGCCGGGCCGGTGAGACTGGTCTTGACCGCCCAGTAGAAGGGAAACAGCACGTAGAAGAGGACGATCAGCGCGACCACCCATAAGGCGATCTGGGTCAGGGTCCGGACGGTGGGATTCTTGGAATTCATGCCAGCCCCCTCAGTCGAACCTGACCCGCAGGCTGGTGACGTAGATCGCCGTGAACACCATGATGATCAGGAAGATCATCACGCTGATGGCGCTGCCGAAGCCGAACTGCGAGTTCAGAATCAGCTCCTGGCGGGCGTAGATGCTCATGGTGATCGTTTCGGGCGCGTTGCCCTTCACGATGTAGGGCATGTCGAACACCCGCAGCGCGTCCAGCGTGCGGAAGATCAGCGCGACCAGCAGCGCGGGCATCAGCAACGGCAGGGTCAGCCGCCAGAACTGGGTCCAGGGCGACGCGCCGTCCACGTCCGCGGCCTCGTACATGTCGCTGGGAATGGTCTGGAGGCCCGCCAGCAGCAGCAGCGCCATGAAGGGCGTGGTTTTCCACACGTCCACGGCGACCAGCGCGGCCATCGCCGTGTCGGGGTTGCTCAGGAACGACTCGCCGGTGTGCAGGAACCCCAACTTCTGCCCCCACTGCGAGATGATCCCGAACGAATCGTTGTACATCCAGTTCCACATCTGCGCGCTGACGACCGTGGGAATCGCCCAGGGCACCAGAATGGCGGTGCGCAGCAGCCCGCGCCCCCTGATCTTGGAGTTGATGATCAGCGCGAAGGCCAGGCCCAGCACGGTTTCGAGCAGGACGCTGCCCAGCGTGAACCGGACCGTGTTCCACACCGACTGCCACCACTCCGGCGTCTGGAGCACCCCCAGGCCCACGCCCTCGTCGGTGGTGAACCAGTAGTTGCCCAGGCCAATCCACTTGGGGGCGGGGTCTTGCAGGATGTTGTACTCGGTAAAGGACAGGTAGATGGTCCGCAGCAGGGGATACCCGGCGACGGCGGCCAGCACCAGCAGCATGGGCACCAGCAGCAGCAGCGCGACGCGGGTGCGGCTGGCTTGCAGGCCGCGCGTCCGCCGAACGGCCGGCCGGGAGGAGGTGGGGGTGGTGGTCATGCGGGGAAGCCTCCGGGGGAGAGAACAAAAAGTGCCCCCACATCCGGGGGCACCTGAAAGCAGCGGGCACAGCGCCAGAAGGGACGGCCGCCCCCGCGTTTACCAGCCGCGGCCCTTGATGCGCGAGAGCTGGCCTTCCAGCCCCTTGAGGGCCGGGCCGGGGGCGCTCTTGCCCGTCAGCACGCTGTAGACGGCGGTGCTGAAGGCGTCACTGACCTGGTTGTACTTGCCGCCGGTCACGGTGGCGGGGCGCGCGACGGCGTTGGTGAACACGCTGTACAGGCTTCCGAAGAAGGGCACGGCCTTGAGCACCGCCTGGTCCTTGTACAGGGAAGCGATGGTGGGATTGTAGCTCGCCTCGATGGCGCGGCGCTTCTGCTCCTGCGCGCTGGTCAGGTACTGCACCAGGCTGGCCGCTTCCTTGGGGGACTTGCTGTAGGCGTTCACCGCGAGCTGCCAGCCGCCCAGCGTCGCCGCGGGCTTGCCGCCGGGGCCAGCCGGGAGTGCCGCCACGCCCACCTTGCCCTTGATGGGGCTGCCGGGGTCCTGCGCCAGCGAGTAGGCGTAGGGCCAGTTGCGCATGAAGGCCGAGTTCCCGGCCTGCCACACGTTGCGCGCTTCCTCCTCGCCGTAGGTGGTCACGGCCTGGGGCGAGACCGGGCCGACCAGCCCCTGGATGGTCCGCAGGGCCTCCACCGCCTTGGGGTTGTTCACGGTGATCTTGCCGCTGGAATCCACGATGGTGCCGCCGCCGAAGGAGCTGATCCACTCCAGCGCGTCGCAGGTCAGGCCCTCGTAGTTTTTGCCCTGGAAGACGTAGCCCACGAACTTGGGGTTGCTCTTGCGCTCGCCCGCCTGAATCTTCTGCGCCATGGTGGCGAGTTCGTTCCAGGTCTTGGGGGGACCTGCGTAGCCGTACTTCTTCAGCAGGTCGGTGCGGTAGTACAGCACGCCCGCGTCGGTGAAGAAGGGCATCCCCACCAGCTTGCCGCCCACCGTGTTGTTCT includes the following:
- a CDS encoding ABC transporter substrate-binding protein, translating into MRRLLLPLSLLLASAQAAPVRIEFWHAMDGVQNTVAGYAQAFNRSQSQYEVVPRSLGNYRELLPQFQAALKAGNPPALVQVEFTQFPRLVEGGQLADLSRLTDALPAALTRDLYAPVWRAGEVGGKRYGLPWNVSVPVLMYNAGALRKAGVSAPQTWADLEALSRQLAVGGRRPLVAAADAWTFEANVTSRGGQLVVNGQPNLNGPEAVEALTQLARMSAAGQAQPRRLSEATRAAFDFARGQNLFVPASVANWTDARKLPFFQLGIAPFPCEKAGACTVPLGGAHLAVPRGASAAEQAGAVAFWQFLLDPARLADWVKTTAYAPPRRSVTPLLNDWYAKNPQLRAAHAQLDRAVPRPTVPDYGEWTAYLEDAISQATTGKLSAKAALDEAQRRAQR
- a CDS encoding carbohydrate ABC transporter permease, which translates into the protein MNSKNPTVRTLTQIALWVVALIVLFYVLFPFYWAVKTSLTGPAQLSSEALAWFPTHVTWQNFRDVFAGQPFGRNLLNSVVVASGTVILSLLLSALAAYALGKFRFKGKSILMYIILAVSVFPQIAVLSGLYTMIKTFSLYNTWGGLILSYMIFTLPFTVWTLTAFVREIPTELEEAAYVDGASPLQTLFQVLLPVMTPALVTTGLLAFINAWNEYLFALTFTSDNTAKTVPVAIANFSGATIYENPFGQIMAASVIVTIPLIILVLVFQRNIVSGLTAGAVKG
- a CDS encoding sugar ABC transporter permease; the encoded protein is MTTTPTSSRPAVRRTRGLQASRTRVALLLLVPMLLVLAAVAGYPLLRTIYLSFTEYNILQDPAPKWIGLGNYWFTTDEGVGLGVLQTPEWWQSVWNTVRFTLGSVLLETVLGLAFALIINSKIRGRGLLRTAILVPWAIPTVVSAQMWNWMYNDSFGIISQWGQKLGFLHTGESFLSNPDTAMAALVAVDVWKTTPFMALLLLAGLQTIPSDMYEAADVDGASPWTQFWRLTLPLLMPALLVALIFRTLDALRVFDMPYIVKGNAPETITMSIYARQELILNSQFGFGSAISVMIFLIIMVFTAIYVTSLRVRFD
- a CDS encoding ABC transporter substrate-binding protein, yielding MKKAFAIVSLTAAFAAASHGGAVTLTFACDSVGQGYDECQKGANAWAKQTGNTVKLVQVPKETDQRLALYQQQLGARSGDVDVYMIDVVWPGLIGQHLLDLKKYIPQAEINQHFPAIVQNNTVGGKLVGMPFFTDAGVLYYRTDLLKKYGYAGPPKTWNELATMAQKIQAGERKSNPKFVGYVFQGKNYEGLTCDALEWISSFGGGTIVDSSGKITVNNPKAVEALRTIQGLVGPVSPQAVTTYGEEEARNVWQAGNSAFMRNWPYAYSLAQDPGSPIKGKVGVAALPAGPGGKPAATLGGWQLAVNAYSKSPKEAASLVQYLTSAQEQKRRAIEASYNPTIASLYKDQAVLKAVPFFGSLYSVFTNAVARPATVTGGKYNQVSDAFSTAVYSVLTGKSAPGPALKGLEGQLSRIKGRGW